A genomic segment from Glycine soja cultivar W05 chromosome 20, ASM419377v2, whole genome shotgun sequence encodes:
- the LOC114401555 gene encoding superoxide dismutase [Fe] 3, chloroplastic isoform X2: MSLFVSISFMNVLTQVQILANVMGQIYAQNGWFRISTKGNKVAMASCYFNPIPTSSHLILADLSRQFKIPKLLHRKKRFDGSPRSSKIAAFYGLTTPPYELDALEPYMSKRTIDMHWGEYHQNFIEGLNKQLEKDDILYGYTLDELVKVTYNNGNPLPEFNNAAEVWNHDFFWESMQPGGGDMPKLGLLQQIEKDFGSFTNFREKFIGAALSLFGSGWVWLVLKREEKRLEIVKTSNAICPIVWDDIPIINLDLWEHAYYLDYRL; this comes from the exons ATGTCTCTATTTGTTTCCATTTCATTTATGAACGTGCTTACACAAGTTCAAATCTTAGCTAATGTCATGGGACAAATTTATGCACAAAATGGTTGGTTTAGAATTTCAACAAAAG GCAACAAAGTAGCAATGGCTTCCTGTTACTTCAATCCTATCCCTACTAGTTCTCATCTCATTTTGGCTGACTTATCTAGACAGTTCAAGATTCCCAAGCTTCTTCACAGG AAAAAGAGGTTTGATGGCTCACCTAGATCCTCAAAAATCGCTGCATTTTATGGCTTGACGACCCCTCCTTATGAACTT GATGCCTTAGAGCCTTATATGAGCAAGAGGACAATTGATATGCACTGGGGTGAATATCATCAGAATTTTATAGAAGGTTTGAACAAACAGCTGGAGAAGGATGATATACTGTATGGTTACACTTTGGATGAACTAGTCAAAGTGACATACAACAATGGGAATCCTCTGCCTGAATTCAACAATGCAGCTGAG GTTTGGAATCATGACTTCTTCTGGGAATCCATGCAACCAGGAGGGGGTGATATGCCCAAACTAGGTCTCCTTCAACAGATTGAAAAGGATTTTGGATCATTTACAAATTTTAGGGAAAAGTTTATAGGAGCTGCTCTCTCATTATTTGGATCTGGCTGGGTTTGGCTAGTTT tgaagagagaagagaaacgACTGGAGATAGTCAAAACTTCAAATGCCATTTGCCCAATTGTGTGGGATGACATA CCAATTATCAATTTGGATTTGTGGGAG CATGCATATTATCTGGATTACAGG ttgtga
- the LOC114401555 gene encoding superoxide dismutase [Fe] 3, chloroplastic isoform X1 — translation MSLFVSISFMNVLTQVQILANVMGQIYAQNGWFRISTKGNKVAMASCYFNPIPTSSHLILADLSRQFKIPKLLHRKKRFDGSPRSSKIAAFYGLTTPPYELDALEPYMSKRTIDMHWGEYHQNFIEGLNKQLEKDDILYGYTLDELVKVTYNNGNPLPEFNNAAEVWNHDFFWESMQPGGGDMPKLGLLQQIEKDFGSFTNFREKFIGAALSLFGSGWVWLVLKREEKRLEIVKTSNAICPIVWDDIPIINLDLWEHAYYLDYRNDRAKYVDVFMNHLVSWDAAMGRLTRAEAFVNLGEPKIPVA, via the exons ATGTCTCTATTTGTTTCCATTTCATTTATGAACGTGCTTACACAAGTTCAAATCTTAGCTAATGTCATGGGACAAATTTATGCACAAAATGGTTGGTTTAGAATTTCAACAAAAG GCAACAAAGTAGCAATGGCTTCCTGTTACTTCAATCCTATCCCTACTAGTTCTCATCTCATTTTGGCTGACTTATCTAGACAGTTCAAGATTCCCAAGCTTCTTCACAGG AAAAAGAGGTTTGATGGCTCACCTAGATCCTCAAAAATCGCTGCATTTTATGGCTTGACGACCCCTCCTTATGAACTT GATGCCTTAGAGCCTTATATGAGCAAGAGGACAATTGATATGCACTGGGGTGAATATCATCAGAATTTTATAGAAGGTTTGAACAAACAGCTGGAGAAGGATGATATACTGTATGGTTACACTTTGGATGAACTAGTCAAAGTGACATACAACAATGGGAATCCTCTGCCTGAATTCAACAATGCAGCTGAG GTTTGGAATCATGACTTCTTCTGGGAATCCATGCAACCAGGAGGGGGTGATATGCCCAAACTAGGTCTCCTTCAACAGATTGAAAAGGATTTTGGATCATTTACAAATTTTAGGGAAAAGTTTATAGGAGCTGCTCTCTCATTATTTGGATCTGGCTGGGTTTGGCTAGTTT tgaagagagaagagaaacgACTGGAGATAGTCAAAACTTCAAATGCCATTTGCCCAATTGTGTGGGATGACATA CCAATTATCAATTTGGATTTGTGGGAG CATGCATATTATCTGGATTACAGG AATGATAGAGCAAAGTATGTGGATGTATTTATGAACCACCTTGTGTCTTGGGATGCTGCAATGGGCCGATTGACAAGAGCAGAGGCTTTTGTGAACTTAGGAGAACCTAAAATTCCTGTTGCATGA
- the LOC114401555 gene encoding superoxide dismutase [Fe] 3, chloroplastic isoform X3 yields the protein MASCYFNPIPTSSHLILADLSRQFKIPKLLHRKKRFDGSPRSSKIAAFYGLTTPPYELDALEPYMSKRTIDMHWGEYHQNFIEGLNKQLEKDDILYGYTLDELVKVTYNNGNPLPEFNNAAEVWNHDFFWESMQPGGGDMPKLGLLQQIEKDFGSFTNFREKFIGAALSLFGSGWVWLVLKREEKRLEIVKTSNAICPIVWDDIPIINLDLWEHAYYLDYRNDRAKYVDVFMNHLVSWDAAMGRLTRAEAFVNLGEPKIPVA from the exons ATGGCTTCCTGTTACTTCAATCCTATCCCTACTAGTTCTCATCTCATTTTGGCTGACTTATCTAGACAGTTCAAGATTCCCAAGCTTCTTCACAGG AAAAAGAGGTTTGATGGCTCACCTAGATCCTCAAAAATCGCTGCATTTTATGGCTTGACGACCCCTCCTTATGAACTT GATGCCTTAGAGCCTTATATGAGCAAGAGGACAATTGATATGCACTGGGGTGAATATCATCAGAATTTTATAGAAGGTTTGAACAAACAGCTGGAGAAGGATGATATACTGTATGGTTACACTTTGGATGAACTAGTCAAAGTGACATACAACAATGGGAATCCTCTGCCTGAATTCAACAATGCAGCTGAG GTTTGGAATCATGACTTCTTCTGGGAATCCATGCAACCAGGAGGGGGTGATATGCCCAAACTAGGTCTCCTTCAACAGATTGAAAAGGATTTTGGATCATTTACAAATTTTAGGGAAAAGTTTATAGGAGCTGCTCTCTCATTATTTGGATCTGGCTGGGTTTGGCTAGTTT tgaagagagaagagaaacgACTGGAGATAGTCAAAACTTCAAATGCCATTTGCCCAATTGTGTGGGATGACATA CCAATTATCAATTTGGATTTGTGGGAG CATGCATATTATCTGGATTACAGG AATGATAGAGCAAAGTATGTGGATGTATTTATGAACCACCTTGTGTCTTGGGATGCTGCAATGGGCCGATTGACAAGAGCAGAGGCTTTTGTGAACTTAGGAGAACCTAAAATTCCTGTTGCATGA